From Periophthalmus magnuspinnatus isolate fPerMag1 chromosome 1, fPerMag1.2.pri, whole genome shotgun sequence:
cttaagtcgatgtaacagtggatactttttatttggactttttttactattgattcagttgtttctttatcaaaatcactacatttgaagatttatacGACTCAAAATcagcatgaaatacttttactttttactctttaagtacatttttaaaccagtactCTGAAACtttgaagtagatttttttatgtgatgcttttacttgtacttgagtatttctttgctcctgtatctgtacaaAGCTGTGTACTTCTTCCTGCACCACTGACGgactttttaaagctctgaCGTCCCATAATCCCTCtgttctgatgtcgtgtgtGTTTTGTAGTTGGCAGGTGTCGCCATCTTGGGCGTGGGCATCTGGGTGCAGGTGGACAGCGGCTCGCTCACGTCCGTGGTGGAGAGCATACCTGGGGCGCCCCCCGGCCTGGACCAGCTCAGTAGTGTCAGCTACGTCCTCATCGCCGTGGGCGCCGTCCTGCTCGTCATCGGCTTCCTGGGCTGCTGTGGAGCCGTGAGGGAGAGCCGCTGTATGCTGCTCACGGTCAGTATGATATTTAAGTATTtacagatttattattattattattattattattaccttattaattattattattattattattattattattattattaatttaatcatttttattcattcgTGAGCGACAGCCACTGTATACTGCTCACGGTCagtatgatatttatttatttatttaagtacttacatatttttaaataaattaattgattattataattatttgtatttatttataattatttaattcatttattcagttattttttttattattaattcttCTTTTTATTCCATGAGGGAGAGCCGCTGTATGCCCCTCATAgtcagtatatttatttattttttattaattattatttgtttgttatttattttatgtattattttgtattttatgtattattattattattattattattatttatttttttaaaaatatttttatttatgtattttttatttgctcttTTTATTCATGTAATATGGACAGGAGTTACATTAAAGTTACATTAGGATGTATTGCTTTAAATCTTTATAGCATAAGGGTCATTTTCAACCCCTTCCCATAGGGGgcttttaattcaattcaattcaatacaaatttatttctatagcacatttaaaacatttcagctGCCCAAAATACTTCACATTAAAGTCAATGAAATACACATAAGACGATACGtgggaaaagaacaataaaacacaaagatgtcgtgtctagtgttaaataccagggagaagggggggggggggggtcaccgtctcgtcttaaactgtgttaaagactgagggcgtctgacaggcagagggcgctagTCCATAGTCCAAACCTCTGTCACCTCTGGGTTTTAAAGGATCTCCAGTCCAGAAAGTAATGttcaaatttgtacttaaaagCAAAGAGTTACATAAGACGTGACACAGACCCAAGGCATTTTGAACTTTATGTGAGCAGCTCTGGCTGCGCTTCAGACGCAGCTTCAGACTCAGCTTCAGTCCTGTTGAACACGTTTGGGTCTGGAGTTCTGTCGTATCTACCACAGGATTCCAGCAGAACAGTGTTTGGCGTTGGTCCTGACATGTGGGCACCGGGTAAACTTCCCAAAGTGTTTTCATTAAagttgaatcattttaaattttcatGTATCTTTGTgcgcacagggagggcaccagagtctatttttcatgttaaaatacagaacaatacaaacagaaacaaacaacaacaaaaaaatcccaCTTCGAAATGTCGTATCATAACTTTCCGAGGCCCAATTCGTCAAATGAACTGTTCGGAGTACCCTTCCAtgtaccgttcgaagtacccgtccgacgaagggtactcctctgTGCAGGTTCCTTTGTGTCGTAAACCAGCACTTACATTTAAACGTGTACTGCGTAGCGTTCTCCTTTTTTTTGcggggatatagcagtgcgcgaAACATGCTCGGACGCACGCTTCGGCTACGGTCAATCTCCACGGAAATGCAGGGCACTTTTTCGGCCGCGTTTGtcaggtgcatgaaatgggacagcagGAAGTTCCGTAagtgggcgaattgggacaaaGTCTAGGGAGGGTAAAGGGGGTAAAGGGCACAGTTTACCCCGGGCCCGCGCagggaggggcccctcacaaactCTGTAATGTCCATTTTTCATTAAGCGACATGGAGGGTGGGCCCCCGAGACGATTTGTACCCAGGGCCCCCGAATTTAGAGCTACGCCCCTGCTTCcctcttatttttatttttactactttctacatttgcTAAACACACAGAAGAGTCAAATCTATGAAGTAAAACCAGTGTGTTGattgtgtatgtgtatttttattacaagtttgtgctttagaCGCCAAACcttgcacatttttatatgagcagtttattattattattattattttattttaatttaaatgtcttatattacacaaaatggactctaaCTTTGTCATAACCAGCTCAAAATCAGCAGCTCGAAACAGTAACTATTTCTTTAACTATCTCCAACTTTTAATTTCATCTCACTAATACTGcgtttttttccagttttatttgttgttttttttttgtattaatagcGACTGGCGGAGCTGAGCGGAGAGTCGTACCCGTCTTTCTCAGCGCCGCGTCGGAATCtgttgtttgtttataaaatgagctatttaaataaagatttgGAGTTAATTAAAAAGCTACACAAGTAAATTGAACCGATTTAACTGTTCTTATCTGTTATTAGTGTTTGTTAATTAAATACTATTCTGGTAAACACAGAACGCGCGTGGTTAAGCGGCGGAGCTCGTGGCATGTCGATACGCGggagctcagtcggtagagcgtttgtccatcgATCTGAAGGTTTTCGGTGCGATTCCCGCTCCAgtcgttgcgtccttgggcaagacacttaacccaagtCGCCCCAGTGTCCGTGTGAAAGTTCCCTTGACGTAAACTTCATCGATTTTGACTTTTTCCAATCTGTTTTCCTTCCAGTTCTTCAGTATCGtcctcatcatcttcatcatcgaGGTGGCGGGAGCGATCGTGCTGCTCGTTTTTGAAGATCTGGTGAGAGAATCCtccaaaataaaccaacaaacaaaacaaaaactacgcTGTAATCTGATTCTCAACGCTACTTTACCGTTTTTCAGGTCCCAAAACTCCTTGAGGGTCTGGAGGACGAAGTGAGGAAGGACATCACGGAGAAGTACGGGACAGACGAGTCAGCTACTCAAATCTGGAACAACACGATGGAGCAGGTGTTTGGATTATTCTGGATTATTCTGGATTTTAAATCATCAAAAAACGATTATGTTTCTAAATAACGTGTGTTCTGCTTCAGTTCGAGTGCTGTGGTTTTATGAACTACACCGATTTCGATCAGTCGCCATTTGTCACGACGCGTAACACTTACCCGACGGCCTGCTGTAACGGCACCGAAATCCAGCAGGGGGAGTGCTCTAAGACTGGAGCAATGACATCGGTGTGTATCTTGGCGACCGCAGAGTAACGGTCGGTTTGTGGCGGCGGCGTAGGGTCAGTCTCATTGTCGTGTCCTTCACAGATGGTTCCTGGGTGTTATTGGAAGCTGCTGGACTTTATAAAAGAGAACGCCGTGATCGTCGCCGGCGTCGCTCTGGGAGTCGCTGCTCTAGAGGTAAAAATATCGAAACGCAAGTGTCGTAAAATGTCGCAGGTCACTACCACTGTTGGTTTTGTGTTTCCAGATCGCGGCGATGGTGGTGTCCATGGTCCTGTACAAAGACATCGGACGAAAGCGATAGTTTCTCCACAAACGAACgtgttgttttttgtataaatctggataaactgtacattttatttatgtttgtaaatACGACGCACTGAAGCAGGTTTGTGATGAAGTGAGTCGCAAAAACACGAGCCGCTGTTcatgaagaagtgtgtgtgtgtgtgtaggggtgtgtgtgtgtgtgtgtgtgtgtagctttAATGAAACTTGTCAAACTCTTTATAAATGATTCACAAAAACgataaataaacagaatgaTGATCTGAAGCTGATGTTTAGAATCGTGAGCTTCAGtgttacattaaataaaactgaacttgtgtttttttaactgtttttttacctcattaaatcagattaaactcaaatCTAAACGTCTCTTTTGTCAAATCTTATGTGACTTTGTTACTGCAGACGggacagaaaaataataaacatttaaacgtCTCAAAATGAAACTACAGCCTCGTAGAATCTTTTACTGAAGCTTTGGTCGACAGAACAGGACCTACAGTACACGGGATGTAGTACACGGGATATAGTACACGGGATATAGTACACGGGATACAGTACGCGGGATGTAGTACGCGGGATACAGTACACGGGATATAGTACGCGGGATACAGTACGCGGGATGTAGTACGCGGGATGTAGTACTTGGTCTATAGTACTTGGTCTATAGTACAGGGTCTATAGTACTTGATTTATTGTCTCTGAtaaatcttcttcttcttcttcttcttcttcttcttcttcttcttcttcttcttcttcttcttcttcttcttcttcttcttcttcttcttcttcttcttcttcttcttcttcttcttcttcttcttcttcttcttcttcttcttcttcttcttcttcttcttcttcttcttcttcttcttcttcttcttaataTGGATCCATAAACCAGAGTAATCTCCTTTTTTCCGTGCGCCCTCTGGTGGACACGGCCTAAACCAAACGCTGTTTACAGACGACTTAAACCCTCATctgtaaactgtaaaaactCTTTATTAAAATGCAACGTGATTTATAATCCCACataacacacacttcaaatggAGATATAAAGACGTAACTGCACTTCATGAAACACacagtcatttttgttttatttctgtgtgaAAAATCTgagcgtgtttttttttttttgcttttggcCTGTTTCCTTTGATTTAACAATGAGGGAACCGTGACTTTTATGACGTAAGTGCCGCAGATGGATTTATGGgtgaaaatgtcaaatattattcataaaaacaataatacctCAGACTGTGTTATTGCTGTGAAAAGTGTTCTCtggggagtgtgtgtgagtgtgtgtgagtgtgtgtgagtgtgtgtgagtgtgtgtgagtgtgtgtgagtgtgtgtgagtgtgtggtgtGACGCACAGGGGAGTTCTCGTCATTTTGGGAGGACACGAAGAGGACGTGGGTCACAAAGACAAAGTCAAACAGGGTCTCATTGTTGAGCCGAGGAAGGGGCTCCCAGCAGCACCCACTGAGTGATCACGTCACGGGTGAGCACCTCCATTCAGACGCAATTGTGTAATAATGACACATGAAGGGACGGGCGGGACCAGGGCTGTGTGTGGGACGACAGCGTTTGCACAAAGACTGTAAAACCATCATCTTTACGGCACAACGCGACAAAAACACTCAGGATTCACGTGAACTTCAAACTATTTTATGTGCACTTCATTCAGGAAAGTGCAAGGAAAAGGGAAAAGTTACAGATGGGACTTTAGGCTCTTTTATGGGTCTAAATGAGCCGAATCTTTAGGGTCAGTCCCCAGTGTGAAtctgtaaaaacacagacacatcacAGTTTGTTCTGATTTCTGTTACGTTCATGATCTAAAGTGACTCCTGTTTTatctttaatataaaaaagtctCAGTCTGTGACAGTAAAGACAAATTCATGTGTTTGAATCACAGACAAAATGGTTCATGGCGACTTTTGAATAGAAACtgagatttatgtttaaatgattTGATTCTGGCTGAAGTGACCCCATGTCCCcactgtgtcccctgtcccagcagaggtaaaaccaggtctaaaccaggtctaaaccaggtctaaaccaggactaaaccagggcaaaaccaggtctaaaccaggactaaaccaggtctaaaccagggcaaaaccaggtctaaaccaggtctaaaccaggtctaaaccaggtctaaaccaggtctaaaccaggtctaaaccaggactaaaccaggtctaaaccagggcaaaaccaggtctaaaccaggtctaaaccaggtctaaaccaggtctaaaccaggactaaaccaggtctaaaccagggcaaaaccaggtctaaaccaggtctaaaccaggtctaaaccaggtctaaaccaggtctataccaggactaaaccaggactaaaccaggtctaaaccagggcaaaaccaggtctaaaccaggtctaaaccaggtcta
This genomic window contains:
- the LOC117379362 gene encoding tetraspanin-1-like — its product is MCCTGFLKTMMFVFNGVIFLAGVAILGVGIWVQVDSGSLTSVVESIPGAPPGLDQLSSVSYVLIAVGAVLLVIGFLGCCGAVRESRCMLLTFFSIVLIIFIIEVAGAIVLLVFEDLVPKLLEGLEDEVRKDITEKYGTDESATQIWNNTMEQFECCGFMNYTDFDQSPFVTTRNTYPTACCNGTEIQQGECSKTGAMTSMVPGCYWKLLDFIKENAVIVAGVALGVAALEIAAMVVSMVLYKDIGRKR